The sequence TGACCACAGTACCGTGGCCAGCAGCACGAAGAGATCACCGGGCACCAACTGCAGGCTGAGCAGCTGGCGCAGCTCGCCCCGGCTCAATACCACGGCCACCCCCAGTACCGAGAGCAAGGCGCCCAGCATCTGGCGCAGCGAAATGCGCGCGCCATAGCGCAGACGGCCGATCAGCAGCATCCACACCGGCATGCTGGAGCCCACCAAGGTCACATTGATGGGCGATGAGGTTTGCAGTGCCGCATACAGCAGCGCGTTGTAGCAGCCAATGCCCAGCAGGCCCAGCACGGCATAGCGCCGCCAGTGCGCCCACAGGGGACTGCTTCGGCGCAGCACGCCCGATGCAAAGGGCAGCAACAGCACAAAGGCCAGCCCCCAGCGCAGGAAGTTCAGGGTGAAAGGGGAGATCAGCTCATGGACCATGCGGCCCACCACGGCATTGCCGGCCCACAGCAGCGGCGCAGCCGTCAGCATGGCCGCCGTGCCCAATGTCAACGGGGAAGTCATAGGGCCGCCATGGTAGCGTTGTTGTCCCTGCCCAGGCCTTGCTCGTGGCAGCATGTCAGCTTTGCTGCCATCGTGCATCACGCTGCGTATTTTTTCAGGAGATGTCATGCCCAACCATGTCGTACAAATTACCCACAACGGCGGCCCAGAAGTGCTGCAACTGGTGGAGCAGAGCGTGCCCGCGCCAGCCAACGGCGAGGTGCTGCTGCACCACCGGGCCATAGGCCTGAACTTCATTGACGTCTACCAGCGCTCAGGCCTGTACCAACTGCCTCTGCCGTTGAATCTGGGCATGGAAGCCGCAGGCATGGTCGAGGCCGTGGGCGCTGGTGTGACCCATCTGAAAGCCGGTGACCGCGTGGCCTATGCCAGCCACCCGCCAGGCAGCTACAGCGAGCGCCGCGTGATGCCCGCCACCCATGTCTGCCGCCTGCCCGACGCCATCAGCTTCGAGACCGGTGCGGCCATGATGCTCAAGGGCATGACGGCCCAGTACCTGCTGAAAAAATGCAAGCCCGTGGAAGGGCTGCAACCCGGCGACCATGTCTTGTTCCACGCCGCTGCTGGCGGAGTGGGCATGATCGCCTGCCA comes from Comamonas sp. GB3 AK4-5 and encodes:
- a CDS encoding DMT family transporter produces the protein MTSPLTLGTAAMLTAAPLLWAGNAVVGRMVHELISPFTLNFLRWGLAFVLLLPFASGVLRRSSPLWAHWRRYAVLGLLGIGCYNALLYAALQTSSPINVTLVGSSMPVWMLLIGRLRYGARISLRQMLGALLSVLGVAVVLSRGELRQLLSLQLVPGDLFVLLATVLWSLYSWMLAKTQEPLTIRHDWAAFLMAQLVFGLGWSALFAGGELALGLQHLQQSLPLAAALLFIALGPAVLAYRFWNVGVSHAGPAVAGFFANLIPVFTAMLSTLVLAELPHLYHLLAFALIVGGIVVSSRR